Within Vicia villosa cultivar HV-30 ecotype Madison, WI linkage group LG1, Vvil1.0, whole genome shotgun sequence, the genomic segment CTTCAACCATGACGAACGGCATCGCCACCTTGTAACCACCATGGCAACGACCTTCGcttccatcttcatcatcttctccgtaTAACTGTCAACTCTACGTAACCTTCAAGACCTGTCATCATCGTTCTATCGCTTCCAAGATTCATCTCCGCAAAGTAATGTGAGGTCATTCTCTAATCAAGGAGCTGCGTGAGGTTCATAGTGCAAGCATCAACAACATCAAAGGCTCCGATCTGTGAAGCTTCGCTCTCGTTGCCATACCTCGAAACTAGTAAGCCTCACAGTCTCACTCAGCATGCATAGATGATAATCTTAGGTCATATAGAACTGGTTACGCGTTTTTAGATCTCATTACTTGATATGATTCTTGGATCCGTTATCAAAGACCGTTCTCTCTAAATTTATGAGCATGTTCGAACTAAGAATGGAAGTATGAACCTCTGGATAGCTTTAGTTTGCATTTTTAGTAGAGGTTCCGGTGGCCTAGGGTTTTAAAAACACCTTCGGTTTAGGCGTTAGAAGAAGAATTAACAAAAGATAATCGTGGATTCATGATCAGCGTAAAAAACCGAGTGGAAAGGCATGAGCTTTTTAAATTTCTGGAAGAAACGCATGGTCTCCGCCGTAAAACACGTCGCAGAAGATGACCGGAGCGGTGCTCCGGCGATGgccttttattttattctttttttccgTCTGATGACGTGTAGCCTTGCTATTGGCTCCTATCCCATTCTCTGGCGTTTTTGTCTTATCCGCATGGTTAGCATGAGGGGTGGAGTTTTCTGATTGGTGTGTAGATTCATGTTTGTCTTCTAGTGACTTAAAGGGTGACTTGACCTATTGATTTGTGTGTGCATAAGAATTTCACGTTACCTTTTAATGAAACTATAGCACATAAATGAAAAGCACATGCCATAGTCAGTAATAAGTGTAATTAATTACTGAAGGAAACAAATGGAAATATAGTAGACGGTGTGGGCGCTGGGCCTCACTTGTGGTGGGCCTGTAATGTTTTCGATTGACACCCGTGCTTCGCTAATGCACCTACCGTCTTGTGAATGAGGGCCCAAGCGCCTTGATTTATCCACCCCCGGATTAGGCCCAGATGCATTATAACATAGATTTTAGTTCATAATAAAATTGCTGATGCACCCCATGCAGTTtagattttagtttttattttttaattttgttttcttctatttttagcTCATAATCCTTTTtaactcaaaaaataaaatgtataaaaatGCTTTTAGAAATTTTAGGCTATGTGAATAACTTTcataatttttgtgtttttttagttgtCGTAATAGCTTTAATAAACCGTTTTGTCCATATGCGCAAATGTCCTTTTGATCTTAACTCCTTTTGTAAATGAATTGTTAATTGATTTAGGATTAGAATTTAATCTCGATTCCTGTTGTATGAGCTCAATTGACATATATAGAATTGAATTTTGGTTTCTTGGTAGATTTTAATTCTTCTTTTAATTAGACTCTGATTTCTTTTAATTGATCTTGCTTTCTTGTATGTTTTAGAACTTGCTTAGCGTAGTATAGAGTTAGAATTCCCTTAACTCCAATAAAACTCAAATAAtagatttttaggttaattttgacatttaactTCCTCCACAAAAAGGGTCATAAAAATAGTTCTTGTGTTTAGTTTTGCATTAAggtttgaattgcttttgtatcatttacatgttGATTTCTATATGATTTTTTGTGACTTTGTTACTTGACTTTGGCCATACCTTTTGGCCTATTTTTAGACTCCATTAGACATGAATAGGaattagacaacttagattagaacatAGAATTAGTTCcccttttttcatttctttttcttttcaacttttaaaatacttaataaaaaaaccgatgaagatcataccgttgctatatttcatggtaggaaagaaatgattgaggcgtaggcctcgatgtatgttctttcctacttaacggagaagaaatgattgaggtgtgaagcctcggtgtatttcttaaccgttatttagagaaacgattgtggcgtaggcctcgatgtgcattctctaaatattcataaaaaaccctttttgtatctcttttatttagcggagaagaaatgattgaggtgtgaagcctcggtgtatttcttaaccgttatttagagaaacgattgtggcgtaggcctcgatgtgctttctctaaatattcaaaaaacaaaaaaaatccttttggtatgatctaagtcacaaaattaaaatccctataaaaaacaccaacccaaaaacacttcaaaaaaacttaataaatgttcagacttaaaacaaaagtgaggaagtgatgcgagaccttgtagtgggttctcgtcatcatggaattaccctaaaagatacaaaccaatctctctttttcttcttttcttaagggcaccgttatttccgcttgtacgcatcgtaggtctgtccccttatgcaagagcgcgaacgttaacgccgcccaattaaaaaacacaaaaacaaacagaaaatctttagccgagctacggtaactctgattcctgaaaaggatacgtaggcagcggggtagggcccgtgcgagtacaattctttattttccctacattttgcattcatttcgcatatagacatagacatagatatacaccctttagatagaaacagacataggtggataccatcgagtacgatgggcgtgaggggtgctaataccttccccttgcgtaaccgactcccgtaccttgattctctggtcgcaagaccctgttccttcctttgttaggtttcctgatattcctttcccttatgggataaatatattggtggcgactctgttcatttttcgcgagcgtgcgacagctggcgactctgctggggatgttgctagacctgttgctggtccatccttagcgagtcgatcctagcctgcgtttgtttgtttatttactgggtgtttatttgttttcatgtctataccttgtatatatgtttgcatgtttattttttctgcttgcatatcatgtttatttctgtttgcacatcatgcatatggattatattctgtgttccttggggtcttctgttctgttttgcaggttgggtgggattgtttctatgaggtaaaaggcccaatacccaggccagagtgacacataggatacctaggatagagtggatagtcatgacgccgatgagatgtcaggtcttgtctagtgcgatcatgagacccacgcccagtcgaggtccaaatggggtatcattgttggcatgtagatgcaacaacattggtgcctcaggaggactgataacgctggttgccattttgacctaccttgacctagactacacccgtgagtggggagggatatacatgacaggtaccgttggtgactatgtggttctgttggtgactatttggtTCTGTGGTTGACTATTTGGTCCTATTGATGATTATGGTTCTTCTGGTTCTCGGATCTATGCCGGACTTTTGATCCTATGATATCTTCTTGCTCAGAATTATTGCCTTGGTCCCTCTATGTCGTGGGGACCCAAtctgcatcattttcatcatggcatgtttacatttcaaaaaaaaagaggaaaaaaaaagaaaaaagaaagaaaaagaaagaaaagaaaaaaaaaagagtttaattCTCATTTGCATGTTATTTTACAGGGTATCCAGAAAATATCAATTTCCGTCAAGAATGGATAACAACGTGACCACCAACCGAGAAACTACGAGGAGCACACACACTTATACTTTCCATCGCGAGGGTATGGTTCAATTGGGACAATTGGGTGAATTGGTCACTGGTCATAATGAAACAGTGTTCAGTGGCAACTATGGCAACATATTATCTCTTCTGTATTCGCGTGTCGACGAATGGGCCTTatctactcttcttcagttctacGACCCAGATATCCGTTGTTTCACATTTTCAGATTATCAGCTAGCTCCCACTCTCGAAGAGTACTCTTACCTCCTcaacatcaagattcaacacagagTGCCTTTTGTTTGTGTCCCAGAGAAACCTAGGTTGGATTACATTGCcaatgctctttatttgagcttggGGGATGTTCATGATAACTGGAAGAAGAAGGGTGATACTCATGGCTTCCACATGAGCTTCCTGGTTGAAAAAGCTCAAGAATTTGCTGACAAAGGAATATGGGAGGCTTTCAATGCTATTTTGGCCGCTTTAATCTATGGAATTGTGATGTTTCCcaacattcacaagttcgttgaCTTGGCTGCTATATGTCTTTTTATGGACAAGAATCCAATACCCACCCTATTGGCTGACACATATTATTCTATTCACTCTCGACATGGTAAAAGGGGGGCTATTCGAGGTTGCTTGCCGCTGTTATATAAATGGTTCAAATCTCATTTGCCTGCTAGTGGTCCGTTTGTTACCTCCACTCAGAAATGGTCTCAGAGAATCATGGGACTTACTGCAAACGATATCGTATGGTATCAATTCCGAACAGGCATATCTGAAGTCATTATTAGATGCGGAAACTTTGGTAACGTCCCGCTCATTGGGACAAAAGGATGTATTAACTACAACCCAATTCTAGCTCTTCGTCAGTTGGGTTATACCATGAAGAGTGGGCCTTCGGATAGGGAGATTTACCAATCCGTGTACTTTGAGAGGGGAGCTGACCCGGTAGCGCTTGAGGAAATCAGGAAAGCCTGGAATAACATTCATATAGGTGAGAGATCCACTCTGGGAGCCAAGAATGCCATTGCTATGGAGCCCTATACCGATTGGGTTAAGGAGAGAGTCAAGACACTTCTGTTACCATTCCCGAGGGTCCCTCTCTTGTATGCACAACCTCCGAAGATATCAGAAACTATGGTATCAAGAGAACGTTTTGACCAGGTCCGCGTCGCCAATTTGAGACTCAAAGAGAAAGATAGGGATATGGATTTGAAGCGCTATTTCCTTAAACAGACAAAGAATGAGCTGGCCCGTGAACTTAAAACTCTCAAAGGAGAGTCTTCTCAAGCCAGGAAGAGAGTTAGAACTGAAAAGGACGGAAAAGCTGTTGTTGCTCCTACTGAAGACCCTCAAAAGGTTATAGAAAAGGCTATACAGGAAGAAAAAGAGAAGCTCAGACGAGAGTATCAAGAAGACCTGAAAGCCCACAAGCTCCGACTGGAGAAAGAAACCAAGTATGAGTTGAGGACCATGaagaagaaactggaagaagagaccactcagagaatagcagttgagacccaactgaaaggaagtcacctccgcaccgcccgactagctgaagagaatgtcaagctCAGAGATCAAATGATGAGTGAAGTAAATGTACTTGAGAAGACCTATATCCCAGAATGCAAAGGGTGTGACGAACTCAGGGATTGCTGCAAGAATCTAGACACACAGTTGTTCCGAAAGGATGAAGTGATTCAAAGCCTCGTCAAAGGAAGAGATCGGGAGACGACTAAGAAGCTATTTGACGAAACAAAGAAGTGGAGTGACGCCCATTTCAGACAAGGAGGGCCTTTGTTCTACATCGAGATGAATTGATAATTGAATTTGTTTGTAGATCACCACCAgatttgttggatggggtctctattgctctttatattgaaACATTGTTATTTGTGTTTGAACCTACTCGCCTTAGGGGGCtattatgaatgaaatgaattgcTTTCCGTTTTCACTTGATATCTCTCTCGTCACGTTGTTATTTGTTCTTGACTATCAGTCTTACTTTGGATACCCTGAAAATGACACAacacatcatatgcacacatgcactcatacattcacattatcacattgcatttttcaggttattgcacaagaaactaattggggtccttttcagcaacagatttctttcccgacgacgaagctgactttcttacatccttaccgcaccaggagtaacgagagaatcatggaacaatttgaacagaatcaagctgccctccgtagggatatggatgttatgggggaaagaatgacccaacttatggagactctccatgtcgttgttcaaggacaagaagagctcagaaagagcgttgctggaTTGATCAAGGATACTCCTACTAACTCTGCTGATGGGGGAGTAAAAACTaaggagattcctgttgagggtaTAGCAaaggtagtggatgaccaccatgaggttattgatcttgaacatgatcttactgctgagttgaccgagactgctaagatgtaccaagctctcgaagaacgccttaaggctgttgaggttgctaaaacttcgagtttcgataCCGCTTCCCTGAGCTTGGTACCTGGAATTGTTATTccaccgaagttcaaggtgccggACTTTGATAAGTACAGGGGAATTACTTGCCCGGAAACTCACATTCGTTcttactgtcgtaagatggccgctcacgccgagaacgaacctctgcttatgcatttcttccaggacagtctcacaggagctccgttggagtggtatatgaaacttgagagggccaatgtcagtacttggggaggacttgttgatgcctttttgaaacaataccactacaatactgctatggctcctagccgtgcccaaCTGCAGAATATGTCACAAAAGtctgaagaatctttcaaagaatatgcccagaggtggcgtgaacttgctgctcgagttcaacctcctcttcttgaccgagaattgattgatctgtttatgggtactctgaaagggccgtaccttcaacacatggttagtaatacttctccgtccttctcagatgtggtcatcattggtgaacgggttgagaactgtgtaaaagctggtaccattcagggTGTTACTAATCCTAACAATTCAAgcggtaatggtaagaagccgtattctgggtttgtgaagaagaaagaaggggaAACCAGTACTGCTTCAGTTGACCAAGGTCGAACTCCAGTAtactctgctgttccacctccttactaCCCGATGCCatatgctgttcctggtccatatgtccctcaggcatatgctgctgcatttccacaaccatggatggcaccccaacagcctttcgtaccacaaccaCAAGTTgttgctcctcagaatcgtcaacagaatcctaggcctcaaggtcaaagagctCCACAAAGGCAGAGGTACCCTGATAGGCGTATAGATCCAATTCCGATGCCATATGCCCAGCTCCTTCCCCAATTACTTGCTGGTCAGTTGGTGCAACTCCGTGAAATGGGCCCTCCGCCTAGTCCTCTTCCTCCGGGATATGATGCCAATGCTCGCTGTGAATTCCACTCAGGCGCTCCAGGCCATACGATTGAAAAGTGTAAAGCATTAAAATACaaagtccaggatcttctcgatgacaagctcatctcgttcactcctactggtcctaatgtgcagaataatcctatgcctcctcacgctggtgcgaccaatgctattgagtcatgtgatgatcagatcctagtaagtgatgttaatgaggtaaggatgccgctagcagttgtcagagagtatcttgagcaacaaaaggttttgtgtgaactacatgactactgtttgcaatgttcttctaaccctgaggaatgcactaggttgaaagaagaaattcaaaaactaatggatgaaggtgttcttagagtggaaagggtcgttcctgtcgaagatgtagctactctagagataccttaccATCCTGCTGAGGTATCAAAGAATCAGAGTACTCCTTTGGTCGTTCGggctccgagtactcccttggtcattcaggctccgaggactcctttggttattcaggttccaaatgctccttcgacccctccatcctcgtctcttgttccttctcctgtgaatgattctaaggccgTCCCTTGGAgctataatgccgtgtatattcgagggaagaaatatgattgtcctccagtgggtaattcgagcatcattaacattactggcactagtggcattacccgtagtggtcggatctttgctgcccctcctccacttcctaaagagaccaataaagaggctagtacacaagcaaaaggaaagcaagttgctgttgatcctcctgtgacacgtaatgcacaagatgccgagcaactattgaaaatcattaagaaaagtgattacaaagtgattgaccaacttgatcagacccaagccaagatctccatcttgtctctcttggtgcattctgaagctcatcgtgatgctctgatgaaagttctggcttccgcccacgttactcaagacattaccgtgcctcagtttgaaggggttgtgaccaacattgctgctggtaattgtttgggtttttctgatgatgagcttccgcCTGAGGgcagagcacacaacaaagcgttgcatatctccgtcaagtgtctggatgctgtgttgtctcgagttctgattgatactggttcttctcttaatgtgatgcccaagaccactttgtttaagctgagtatggatgggattatgatgagaccatgcactatgagtgtcagagcgtttgatggctctaggaggtccgtagaaggggaaattgatctgcctgttttgattggccctcacatgttctatattgccttctatgtcatggatataagtccttcatacacttgcctcttgggtcgtccttggatccatgctgctggggctgtgacatctaccctccatcagtgtttgaaatttgttgtgaatgacaagattgttgtgatcactggtgaagaggatttgattgtcaataatctggcgtcataccgttatgttgaagtggagggagaaatacaagagacaccttttcaggccttagagatcgtgtcggttgataaactccccgtggttgagaataagaaagaactcggagcacccctctcgtctttaaatgatgctaaggccttcttagaagctggtactccccatagtgcttggggcaagctgattgatgttcatgagaagcgagacaagtatggccttggatatcagccatcttcctctactcagctcagcataattcctggaaagaaggtgattccccccatttctcaagtgttcgtcagtgcaagcaccaattctggaagtcaggttctcgccgtggacgatgatgatgaagaagatctctccaaattcatttgccatgctgcgcctggacaggaactcaacaattggactatcttggacatccctagagtcactttcatggagatgtaattttcttgtttcgataagtcatatgcttcgccctaagcattttgaccacttgtataaagaagggccccccatgttgtttcagtttgtttaatattgaataaaaatcatatcttcgcatgcaattactgttccatttctttcattttttgtttttactttaaaaaactttttcaaaaaatggcaaagatttcctttttcctttttatgtgttgcattctaaggcataaatcatccatcgtgcagatctggctcgaattccatcaaaaatgataatgttacagttccgcgtcttaatatccttgagaatccaattgaccaagctgatgaggatagtggggaagattgtgaagtccctgaggaattggcaagacttttgagacaagaggagaaatctattcagccgcatcaggaagccatagaaatcatcaacctcggttcagaagaagcaaagaaagaagtcaagataggggccgctttgcaagatgatgtaaagagaaggttgattgagttgcttcaaaagtatgttgacatcttcgcctggtcatacgaagacatgcctggtttagacacggatatagttatgcacaggttaccgctcaaaccagaatgtccgcctgtaaagcaaaaaccacgaagaactcgacctgatatggctttgaaaatcaaggaagaagttgaaaaacagttgaaggcaggTTTcctatctgtgtgtgagtatcctccttggattgcaaacatagtgcccgttcctaagaaggacggaaaggtacgtatgtgtgttgactaccgagatttgaatagggcaagtccgaaggatgatttccctctgcctcatattgacgtgctagtcgacaacactgctcagtattcggtgttctctttcatggatggtttttctggctataatcaaataaaaatggctcctgaagatatgaccaagactacttttaccactccgtggggtacgtattgttataaggtgatgccttttggtcttaagaatgcggGTGCGacatatcaacgagctatggtgacccttttccatgatatgatccataaggagattgaggtatacgtcgatgatatgattgcaaaatcccaaactgaggaggaacatttggtatatcttgagaaactgtttgctcgtctgcgaaaattcaagttgaggcttaatccaaacaagtgcacctttggggtgcgatctggaaagttacttggattcattgtgagccaacgagggattgaggtcgaccctgataaagtaagagcaatacagaacatgccagcaccgaagaatgaaaaagaagttcgagggttccttggaagattgaattatatagccaggttcatttctcatctcactgacacttgtgaacccatatTCAAattgctgcgcaaaaatcaagatatccgttgggatgatcattgtcaggaagccttcgaaaagatcaagcagtatctccaagagccaccaattctcatgcctccagttcctgggaggccgcttcttatgtacttaactgtgcttgaaggatctatggggtgtgtgttgggtcaacatgacgagtctggtcgaaaagagtgcgccatttattacctgagcaaaaagtttaccgattgtgaatcccgctactcactactcgagaaaacttgctgtgctttg encodes:
- the LOC131648717 gene encoding uncharacterized protein LOC131648717 — encoded protein: MDNNVTTNRETTRSTHTYTFHREGMVQLGQLGELVTGHNETVFSGNYGNILSLLYSRVDEWALSTLLQFYDPDIRCFTFSDYQLAPTLEEYSYLLNIKIQHRVPFVCVPEKPRLDYIANALYLSLGDVHDNWKKKGDTHGFHMSFLVEKAQEFADKGIWEAFNAILAALIYGIVMFPNIHKFVDLAAICLFMDKNPIPTLLADTYYSIHSRHGKRGAIRGCLPLLYKWFKSHLPASGPFVTSTQKWSQRIMGLTANDIVWYQFRTGISEVIIRCGNFGNVPLIGTKGCINYNPILALRQLGYTMKSGPSDREIYQSVYFERGADPVALEEIRKAWNNIHIGERSTLGAKNAIAMEPYTDWVKERVKTLLLPFPRVPLLYAQPPKISETMVSRERFDQVRVANLRLKEKDRDMDLKRYFLKQTKNELARELKTLKGESSQARKRVRTEKDGKAVVAPTEDPQKVIEKAIQEEKEKLRREYQEDLKAHKLRLEKETKSPPDLLDGVSIALYIETLLFVFEPTRLRGLL